In a genomic window of Curtobacterium sp. MCBD17_035:
- a CDS encoding lysophospholipid acyltransferase family protein, with protein sequence MPDNGTGSTSGQQGGGREVVTAGLPTPGRRFHRGDLNGAFRVVASIVIPMIRVAARFRWHGSTRLPAEGPFIVAPNHYTNIDPLVVGTVVWLHRRLPQYLAKASLFRVPVLGYFMRGMGNVPVERSGRTRGSDPLTGGRALVAGGGGLIVYPEGTLTRDPDLWPMRGKTGAVRLALENDVPLIPMAHWGTQRIMPRYGRTLRLFPPSRVDVAIGEPLDLSAYRGRPLDQHLLQQATAELMQAITALVEELRGERAPAERWDPAANNQKETGRFA encoded by the coding sequence GTGCCGGACAACGGCACGGGGTCGACGAGCGGGCAGCAGGGCGGCGGGCGCGAGGTCGTCACCGCCGGCCTGCCCACCCCGGGACGGCGGTTCCACCGGGGCGACCTGAACGGTGCGTTCCGGGTCGTCGCGTCGATCGTCATCCCGATGATCCGGGTCGCTGCGCGGTTCCGGTGGCACGGGAGCACGCGGCTGCCGGCCGAGGGCCCGTTCATCGTCGCGCCGAACCACTACACGAACATCGACCCGCTCGTCGTCGGCACGGTCGTGTGGCTGCACCGTCGACTCCCGCAGTACCTCGCGAAGGCCTCGCTGTTCCGGGTCCCGGTGCTCGGGTATTTCATGCGCGGCATGGGCAACGTCCCCGTCGAGCGCTCCGGGCGGACCCGCGGCAGCGACCCGCTCACCGGTGGTCGTGCCCTCGTGGCGGGCGGCGGCGGTCTCATCGTCTACCCCGAGGGCACGCTCACGCGCGACCCGGACCTCTGGCCCATGCGCGGGAAGACCGGCGCGGTCCGACTCGCGCTCGAGAACGACGTCCCGCTCATCCCCATGGCGCACTGGGGCACCCAGCGCATCATGCCGCGGTACGGGCGCACGCTCCGGCTCTTCCCGCCGTCGCGCGTGGACGTCGCGATCGGCGAGCCGCTCGACCTCTCCGCGTACCGGGGACGTCCGCTCGACCAGCACCTGTTGCAGCAGGCGACCGCCGAGCTCATGCAGGCGATCACCGCGCTCGTCGAGGAGCTGCGCGGCGAGCGTGCACCCGCCGAGCGGTGGGACCCGGCAGCGAACAACCAGAAGGAGACCGGCCGCTTTGCCTGA
- a CDS encoding NAD(P)H-dependent glycerol-3-phosphate dehydrogenase produces the protein MNVVLRRAESRRVAVLGAGSWGTTFAKVLAEGGADVVLWARRPEVAREITETKRNSDYLPGINLPRTLTASDHLDRVLDGAEQVYVSVPSQSLRANLEAVRTLLPVEAPVVSLMKGVEKGTGLRMSEVLQQGLDIDPDRIAVASGPNLALEIARRQPTAAVVSSTSTDTATAVAATATNPYFRSFINTDVIGTEFGGVLKNLIAVAIGIVDGVGYGENTKASIITRGLAEMTGFAVANGARPETLAGLAGLGDLIATCQSPLSRNNTAGRLLGQGYRYDEVVRQMNQTAEGLASVAPILALAADHGVDMPIVSQVGEVLAGRLDPRNIAPHLTETDEPQGE, from the coding sequence ATCAACGTCGTCCTCCGTCGCGCCGAGTCGCGACGGGTCGCCGTGCTGGGCGCGGGGAGCTGGGGCACCACGTTCGCCAAGGTGCTCGCGGAGGGCGGGGCCGACGTCGTGCTCTGGGCGCGTCGACCCGAGGTCGCGCGCGAGATCACCGAGACGAAGCGGAACTCCGACTACCTGCCCGGCATCAACCTCCCGCGCACGCTGACCGCCTCGGACCACCTCGACCGCGTGCTCGACGGCGCCGAGCAGGTCTACGTGTCGGTGCCCAGTCAGAGCCTGCGCGCGAACCTCGAGGCGGTCCGGACACTGCTGCCCGTCGAGGCGCCCGTCGTGAGCCTCATGAAGGGCGTCGAGAAGGGCACGGGCCTCCGGATGAGCGAGGTCCTCCAGCAGGGCCTCGACATCGATCCGGATCGGATCGCGGTGGCGTCCGGCCCGAACCTCGCACTCGAGATCGCACGACGACAGCCGACGGCGGCCGTCGTGTCGTCGACGAGCACCGACACCGCGACCGCCGTCGCGGCGACCGCCACGAACCCGTACTTCCGGTCGTTCATCAACACCGACGTCATCGGCACCGAGTTCGGCGGCGTGCTCAAGAACCTCATCGCGGTGGCCATCGGCATCGTCGACGGTGTCGGCTACGGCGAGAACACGAAGGCGTCGATCATCACCCGCGGCCTCGCGGAGATGACCGGGTTCGCGGTCGCCAACGGTGCGCGCCCCGAGACGCTCGCCGGTCTCGCCGGGCTCGGCGACCTCATCGCGACGTGCCAGTCACCCCTGTCGCGGAACAACACCGCGGGCCGACTGCTCGGCCAGGGCTACCGATACGACGAGGTCGTCCGGCAGATGAACCAGACCGCCGAGGGTCTGGCGTCGGTCGCTCCGATCCTGGCGCTCGCCGCCGACCACGGCGTCGACATGCCCATCGTCAGCCAGGTGGGCGAGGTGCTCGCCGGTAGGCTCGACCCGCGGAACATCGCGCCGCACCTGACCGAGACCGACGAACCCCAGGGCGAGTGA
- the murA gene encoding UDP-N-acetylglucosamine 1-carboxyvinyltransferase: MNSLVQDAAAAGARVGLKSDEIVIRGGKPLVGRIEVRGAKNLATKAMVAALLGDTPSILRDVPDISDVKVVRGLLEVHGVRISDPARGELILDPSNVESAHFAEIDAHAGSSRIPILFCGPLLHKLGEAFIPDLGGCRIGDRPIDFHLDALRAMGAVVDKQVAGIHLEAPNGLKGANIELPYPSVGATEQVLLSAVLAEGVTELRNAAIEPEIMDLIAILQKMGAVVSVEPNRTIFIEGVEKLRGYTHRAINDRNEAASWAAAALATNGDIFVEGAKQQDLMTFLNVFRKVGGGFDIQEDGIRFYREVEVLKPVVIETDVHPGFMTDWQQPLVVALTQAEGRSVVHETVYENRFGFTDALNEMGADIVVHKEGLPGHDRRVARRPFEQAAVITGPTPLHGANVRVPDLRGGFSHLIAALTASGESHITNVGIISRGYEHFIPKLRKLGADFDFAG, encoded by the coding sequence GTGAACTCTCTCGTACAGGACGCAGCGGCTGCAGGCGCTCGCGTCGGTCTCAAGTCGGACGAGATCGTCATCCGCGGCGGCAAGCCGCTCGTGGGACGCATCGAGGTCCGCGGCGCGAAGAACCTCGCGACCAAGGCGATGGTGGCCGCGCTGCTGGGCGACACACCCTCGATCCTCCGCGACGTGCCGGACATCAGCGACGTCAAGGTCGTCCGGGGCCTGCTCGAGGTGCACGGCGTCCGGATCAGCGATCCTGCCCGTGGCGAGCTCATCCTCGACCCCTCGAACGTCGAGAGCGCGCACTTCGCCGAGATCGACGCCCACGCCGGGTCGAGCCGCATCCCGATCCTGTTCTGCGGTCCGCTGCTCCACAAGCTCGGCGAGGCGTTCATCCCCGACCTCGGCGGTTGCCGCATCGGCGACCGCCCGATCGACTTCCACCTCGACGCGCTCCGCGCGATGGGCGCCGTCGTGGACAAGCAGGTCGCCGGCATCCACCTCGAGGCACCGAACGGTCTCAAGGGCGCGAACATCGAACTGCCGTACCCGAGCGTCGGCGCGACCGAGCAGGTGCTCCTCAGCGCCGTGCTGGCCGAGGGTGTCACCGAGCTGCGGAACGCCGCGATCGAGCCCGAGATCATGGACCTCATCGCGATCCTGCAGAAGATGGGCGCCGTCGTCTCCGTCGAGCCGAACCGGACGATCTTCATCGAGGGCGTCGAGAAGCTGCGCGGGTACACGCACCGGGCGATCAACGACCGCAACGAGGCCGCCAGCTGGGCCGCCGCCGCACTCGCCACGAACGGTGACATCTTCGTCGAGGGTGCCAAGCAGCAGGACCTCATGACCTTCCTCAACGTCTTCCGCAAGGTGGGCGGCGGGTTCGACATCCAGGAGGACGGCATCCGCTTCTACCGCGAGGTCGAGGTGCTCAAGCCCGTCGTCATCGAGACCGACGTCCACCCCGGGTTCATGACGGACTGGCAGCAGCCGCTCGTCGTGGCACTGACGCAGGCCGAGGGCCGCAGCGTGGTGCACGAGACCGTGTACGAGAACCGGTTCGGGTTCACGGACGCGCTCAACGAGATGGGTGCGGACATCGTCGTGCACAAAGAGGGACTGCCCGGCCACGACCGTCGAGTCGCTCGTCGTCCCTTCGAGCAGGCCGCGGTGATCACCGGACCCACGCCGCTGCACGGCGCGAACGTGCGCGTGCCCGACCTCCGGGGCGGGTTCAGCCACCTCATCGCCGCGCTCACCGCCAGCGGTGAGTCGCACATCACGAACGTCGGCATCATCAGCCGTGGGTACGAGCACTTCATCCCGAAGCTCCGCAAGCTCGGCGCGGACTTCGACTTTGCCGGGTGA
- the leuC gene encoding 3-isopropylmalate dehydratase large subunit: protein MGRTLAEKVWDDHVVVKGEDGTPDLLYIDLHLVHEVTSPQAFDGLRQAGRPVRRPDLTIATEDHNTPTLAIDRPIADPTSRTQIETLRRNCAEFGVRLHPLGDAEQGIVHVVGPQLGLTMPGITVVCGDSHTSTHGAFGAMAFGIGTSEVEHVLATQTLPLKPFKTMAITVEGTLRPGVTAKDVILAVIAQIGTGGGQGYVLEYRGSAIRALSMEGRMTICNMSIEAGARAGMVAPDQTTYDYLRGRAHAPSGQDWDDAVAYWDTLATDDDAVFDAEVFIDADELEPFVTWGTNPGQGVSLSATVPSPADFADANARAGAERALEYMDLTPGTPMKAIPVDAVFMGSCTNSRIEDLRAFASIVRGRTKAEGVRVMVVPGSARVRLEAEAEGLDQVFLDFGAEWRFAGCSMCLGMNPDQLAPGERCASTSNRNFEGRQGKGGRTHLVSPLVAAATAVRGTLSSPWDLEEDDARRAVDEVTPVGVAAGRTTVADAEAGVAQPEEEH from the coding sequence ATGGGCAGGACGCTCGCCGAGAAGGTGTGGGACGACCACGTCGTGGTCAAGGGCGAGGACGGCACCCCCGACCTCCTCTACATCGACCTCCACCTCGTGCACGAGGTCACGAGTCCGCAGGCGTTCGACGGCCTCCGCCAAGCCGGGAGGCCCGTCCGCCGCCCCGACCTCACCATCGCCACCGAGGACCACAACACGCCGACGCTCGCGATCGACCGTCCGATCGCCGACCCGACGAGCCGGACGCAGATCGAGACCCTGCGGCGCAACTGCGCGGAGTTCGGTGTCCGGCTGCACCCGCTCGGGGACGCCGAGCAGGGGATCGTGCACGTCGTCGGACCGCAGCTCGGCCTCACCATGCCCGGCATCACCGTCGTGTGCGGCGACTCGCACACCTCGACCCACGGCGCCTTCGGGGCCATGGCGTTCGGGATCGGCACGAGCGAGGTCGAGCACGTCCTCGCCACCCAGACGCTGCCGCTCAAGCCCTTCAAGACCATGGCGATCACCGTCGAGGGGACGCTGCGCCCCGGTGTCACGGCGAAGGACGTCATCCTCGCCGTGATCGCGCAGATCGGCACCGGCGGTGGTCAGGGCTACGTCCTCGAGTACCGCGGCAGCGCGATCCGGGCGCTCTCGATGGAAGGCCGGATGACGATCTGCAACATGTCGATCGAAGCCGGTGCACGCGCCGGGATGGTCGCACCCGACCAGACGACCTACGACTACCTCCGCGGACGGGCGCACGCCCCGAGCGGGCAGGACTGGGACGACGCCGTCGCCTACTGGGACACGCTGGCGACGGACGACGACGCCGTGTTCGACGCCGAGGTGTTCATCGACGCCGACGAGCTCGAGCCGTTCGTGACGTGGGGGACGAACCCCGGTCAGGGCGTCTCGCTGTCGGCGACCGTGCCCTCGCCGGCCGACTTCGCCGACGCCAACGCCCGTGCAGGCGCCGAACGGGCGCTCGAGTACATGGACCTCACCCCCGGCACCCCGATGAAGGCGATCCCCGTCGACGCGGTGTTCATGGGCTCCTGCACGAACTCGCGCATCGAGGACCTCCGCGCGTTCGCCTCGATCGTCCGCGGTCGGACCAAGGCCGAGGGCGTCCGGGTCATGGTGGTGCCGGGGTCCGCGCGGGTCCGCCTCGAGGCCGAGGCCGAGGGCCTCGACCAGGTGTTCCTCGACTTCGGCGCGGAGTGGCGGTTCGCCGGCTGCTCCATGTGTCTCGGCATGAACCCCGACCAGCTCGCCCCCGGCGAGCGATGTGCGTCCACGTCGAACCGCAACTTCGAGGGGCGCCAGGGCAAGGGCGGCCGGACACACCTCGTGTCACCGCTCGTCGCCGCGGCCACCGCCGTCCGGGGCACGCTGTCGAGCCCGTGGGACCTCGAGGAGGACGACGCGCGGCGTGCCGTGGACGAGGTCACGCCGGTCGGTGTCGCCGCTGGCCGCACGACCGTCGCCGACGCCGAGGCCGGCGTCGCGCAGCCCGAGGAGGAACACTGA
- a CDS encoding histidine phosphatase family protein produces the protein MTSERPGELVLVRHGETAWSKSGQHTGRTDIPLTENGIEQAKRAGRFLADRDFALALSSPLERARETARLVGVDAEPDEDLFEWDYGAYEGLTTPQIKVQRHGPWDLWTDGVPAGDTPGENAAEVRVRAERVLDRARPVLAEGQDAIFVAHGHVLRAIGAAWIRLAPQDGAVLALSTASVSVLGYEHGRPVIDHWNVQPG, from the coding sequence ATGACCTCGGAACGCCCCGGTGAACTCGTCCTCGTCCGCCACGGAGAGACCGCGTGGTCGAAGAGCGGCCAGCACACCGGTAGGACGGACATCCCCCTGACGGAGAACGGCATCGAACAGGCGAAGCGCGCGGGGCGGTTCCTCGCCGATCGCGACTTCGCCCTCGCGCTGTCGAGCCCGCTCGAGCGAGCGCGCGAGACCGCGCGGCTCGTCGGCGTCGACGCCGAGCCGGACGAGGACCTGTTCGAGTGGGACTACGGCGCGTACGAGGGACTGACCACGCCGCAGATCAAGGTGCAGCGGCACGGGCCCTGGGACCTCTGGACCGACGGCGTCCCCGCCGGCGACACCCCTGGTGAGAACGCCGCCGAGGTCCGGGTCCGGGCCGAACGGGTGCTCGACCGGGCGCGACCGGTGCTCGCCGAGGGGCAGGACGCGATCTTCGTCGCGCACGGGCACGTGCTCCGCGCGATCGGTGCGGCCTGGATCCGACTCGCGCCGCAGGACGGCGCAGTCCTCGCGCTCTCGACCGCCTCGGTCAGCGTGCTCGGCTACGAACACGGCCGCCCGGTGATCGACCACTGGAACGTCCAGCCGGGATAG
- a CDS encoding DUF3515 family protein — protein MHSSRRLPRALGAIALAVGLVAALEGCADAVALTPAPAANSVACAAVQVRLPTTVESKLAIRATNAQSTAVWGTPAAVVLHCGVPVPTVSDLPCFTLGSVDWIRDARKDSIVYTTFGRSPAVQVALDPTAATSDVLQDIGDAVSTLPKDGHACLDPSDVATPSAPATPSASATPAG, from the coding sequence ATGCACTCCTCGCGCCGACTCCCCCGGGCACTCGGGGCGATCGCCCTGGCGGTCGGCCTCGTCGCGGCCCTCGAGGGCTGTGCTGACGCCGTCGCGCTGACACCGGCGCCGGCGGCGAACTCCGTGGCCTGCGCCGCGGTCCAGGTGCGCCTGCCGACCACCGTCGAGTCGAAGCTCGCGATCCGAGCCACGAACGCGCAGTCCACGGCCGTCTGGGGCACCCCGGCAGCCGTGGTCCTGCACTGCGGCGTGCCCGTGCCGACCGTGTCCGACCTGCCGTGCTTCACCCTCGGATCGGTCGACTGGATCCGGGACGCCCGGAAGGACTCCATCGTCTACACGACGTTCGGACGCTCGCCCGCCGTGCAGGTCGCGCTCGATCCGACGGCGGCGACGAGCGACGTGCTGCAGGACATCGGGGATGCCGTGTCGACCCTGCCGAAGGACGGCCACGCGTGCCTCGACCCCTCGGACGTGGCAACGCCCTCCGCGCCCGCCACGCCGTCGGCGAGCGCCACCCCGGCGGGCTGA
- a CDS encoding FUSC family protein yields MTTTERPPHSARTINIEGAARAAVAGGVPLAVLIGSGLSGYAAFALFAGFAAIPGAREPYGRRVVTVTTAGLLQAACMLAGVAMSMTGAPLWADAVGLAVVLVVAVGTLSVLQAIPAQPIFPVFAFVVCSLVPVTPAQLPGVVGIVLGAVAFAWVVSMGGFLARAVWGESMRHLFRPFVEPRRRSFAVLRNPALWETVGLNLVGALVAGAVGEATGLGHPYWAVVAVVSTLPALRQRHTIQRAVQRVVGTIGGTVVAVGVLLLHPTDWWIVLIAVLGQFWAEIFVARNYAVCLLFLTPLALAVSWLSLPEAPERLAVERIVQTALGAAVSVLLLLAGRAVERRRGRPLGATSAIRTV; encoded by the coding sequence ATGACGACGACCGAACGACCGCCCCACTCCGCCCGCACGATCAACATCGAGGGAGCGGCACGGGCCGCCGTGGCCGGCGGGGTCCCGCTCGCCGTGCTCATCGGTTCCGGTCTGTCGGGCTACGCCGCCTTCGCGCTCTTCGCCGGGTTCGCCGCGATCCCGGGCGCGCGGGAGCCCTACGGACGACGCGTCGTCACCGTCACCACCGCGGGCCTGCTGCAGGCCGCGTGCATGCTCGCCGGCGTCGCGATGAGCATGACCGGGGCGCCGCTCTGGGCCGACGCGGTCGGACTCGCGGTCGTCCTCGTGGTGGCCGTCGGCACGCTCTCGGTCCTCCAGGCGATCCCCGCGCAGCCCATCTTCCCCGTGTTCGCGTTCGTCGTCTGCTCGCTCGTACCGGTGACCCCGGCCCAGCTGCCGGGCGTGGTCGGGATCGTCCTCGGCGCCGTGGCGTTCGCCTGGGTGGTGTCGATGGGCGGGTTCCTCGCCCGGGCCGTGTGGGGCGAGTCGATGCGCCACCTGTTCCGACCCTTCGTCGAGCCACGACGCCGGTCCTTCGCCGTGCTGCGGAATCCCGCCCTGTGGGAGACCGTCGGCCTCAACCTGGTCGGCGCGCTCGTCGCCGGCGCGGTCGGCGAGGCAACGGGGCTGGGACACCCGTACTGGGCGGTGGTGGCGGTCGTGTCGACGCTCCCCGCGCTCCGGCAGCGGCACACGATCCAGCGCGCTGTGCAGCGGGTGGTCGGCACCATCGGCGGCACCGTGGTCGCCGTCGGCGTCCTGCTCCTGCACCCGACGGACTGGTGGATCGTCCTCATCGCGGTGCTCGGCCAGTTCTGGGCCGAGATCTTCGTCGCGCGGAACTACGCGGTCTGCCTGCTGTTCCTCACGCCGCTCGCCCTCGCCGTCTCGTGGCTCAGCCTCCCCGAGGCACCCGAGCGTCTCGCGGTCGAGCGGATCGTGCAGACCGCGCTCGGGGCGGCCGTGAGCGTCCTCCTGCTCCTGGCCGGGCGCGCCGTCGAGCGTCGCCGTGGCCGGCCCCTCGGTGCGACGAGCGCGATCCGCACCGTCTGA
- the thiL gene encoding thiamine-phosphate kinase, protein MHDSDDTVGSVGELGVLARITRRLPSAASALLGPGDDCAVVTAPDGRFVVTTDMMVHGPDFRWAWSSPTDVGWKAAATNLSDVAAMGARPTALLVALAVPPQTPVGVLEAIADGFAAACATLAPGCGVVGGDLSTSATATVTVTAFGDLEGRAPVLRSGARAGDQVAVAGELGVAARGLARLFAEGVDDRGEPDAERTAAFLAASPGGTDPGVERQRRPRPPVAAGVLAAQAGATAMLDLSDGLAIDAGRVARASGVTIDLDPSVVPEGPALHGGEDHGLFATFPRGSGLPAGFRRIGTVVSAAGAPGVTRGGVPVSTQGWDPYVGWDGAVG, encoded by the coding sequence GTGCACGACAGCGACGACACGGTGGGCAGCGTCGGCGAACTCGGCGTGCTCGCTCGGATCACCCGTCGGCTCCCGTCCGCCGCATCCGCCCTGCTCGGCCCGGGCGACGACTGCGCGGTCGTCACCGCGCCGGACGGACGCTTCGTCGTGACGACGGACATGATGGTGCACGGCCCGGACTTCCGGTGGGCGTGGTCCTCGCCGACGGACGTCGGTTGGAAGGCGGCCGCGACGAACCTGTCCGACGTCGCCGCGATGGGGGCGCGCCCGACCGCGTTGCTCGTGGCGTTGGCCGTGCCGCCGCAGACCCCGGTGGGCGTGCTCGAGGCCATCGCCGACGGGTTCGCGGCGGCGTGCGCCACCCTCGCCCCCGGTTGCGGCGTGGTCGGCGGCGACCTGTCGACGTCGGCGACCGCGACGGTGACGGTCACGGCGTTCGGGGACCTGGAGGGCCGGGCGCCGGTGCTCCGGTCGGGCGCACGAGCGGGTGACCAGGTCGCGGTCGCGGGTGAACTCGGCGTCGCGGCCCGGGGACTCGCGCGGCTGTTCGCGGAGGGGGTCGACGACCGCGGCGAACCGGACGCCGAACGGACCGCGGCGTTCCTGGCGGCCTCGCCCGGGGGGACGGACCCGGGCGTCGAGCGGCAGCGTCGCCCCCGTCCGCCGGTCGCCGCGGGGGTCCTCGCCGCCCAGGCCGGGGCGACCGCGATGCTCGACCTGTCCGACGGGCTGGCGATCGATGCCGGTCGCGTGGCCCGGGCCAGCGGTGTCACGATCGACCTCGACCCGTCGGTGGTCCCGGAGGGGCCGGCCCTGCACGGCGGTGAGGACCACGGACTGTTCGCGACGTTCCCACGCGGGTCGGGCCTCCCGGCCGGGTTCCGGCGGATCGGGACGGTCGTGTCGGCGGCCGGTGCGCCGGGCGTGACGCGCGGGGGCGTCCCGGTGTCGACGCAGGGGTGGGACCCGTACGTGGGCTGGGACGGCGCCGTCGGCTGA
- a CDS encoding D-alanine--D-alanine ligase family protein, producing the protein MTQTTAIDARPAGAGARTRVVVLFGGRSSEHAISCVTAGGIMAAMDRSLFDVVPVGITRAGAFTLQSDDPGAWALRGSDLPSVPDNGTRVRWPDSVDSRALAVVQADGSITALGDVDVVFPILHGPFGEDGTVQGLLELVGLPYVGDGVLASAVGMDKHLSKVVLEHAGLRVAPWTTVLRREWDADEADVLERAAAHGWPLFVKPARAGSSMGVSRVDEPGQLPAAFATAFEHDSKVIVEPRIVGREIEVAVLEGRDGTPRTSLPGEIVVDEAGFYDFEAKYLGGDEQLRCPAPLSQDETDEVRSIAARAFEAIAGSGLARVDCFLTDDGFVVNEVNTMPGFTPFSMYPRCWAASGLPYPDLVRELVELGAVAVR; encoded by the coding sequence ATGACGCAGACGACCGCCATCGACGCCCGGCCGGCCGGAGCCGGGGCTCGGACCCGTGTCGTGGTCCTGTTCGGCGGCCGCTCGAGCGAGCACGCGATCAGCTGCGTGACCGCGGGCGGGATCATGGCCGCGATGGACCGCTCGCTGTTCGACGTCGTGCCGGTCGGCATCACCCGTGCGGGCGCGTTCACGTTGCAGTCGGACGACCCGGGCGCTTGGGCCCTGCGCGGCTCCGACCTCCCCTCGGTCCCGGACAACGGCACCCGCGTGCGCTGGCCGGACTCGGTCGACTCCCGCGCCCTCGCGGTGGTGCAGGCCGACGGATCCATCACCGCGCTCGGCGACGTCGACGTCGTGTTCCCGATCCTCCACGGCCCGTTCGGCGAGGACGGCACGGTCCAGGGCCTCCTCGAGTTGGTGGGGCTGCCCTACGTGGGCGACGGCGTCCTCGCGAGCGCGGTCGGCATGGACAAGCACCTGTCGAAGGTCGTGCTCGAGCACGCCGGTCTCCGGGTGGCGCCCTGGACGACGGTCCTCCGCCGTGAATGGGACGCCGACGAGGCCGACGTCCTCGAGCGAGCGGCCGCGCACGGGTGGCCGCTGTTCGTGAAGCCCGCGCGTGCCGGGTCGAGCATGGGGGTCTCGCGGGTCGACGAGCCGGGGCAGCTCCCGGCGGCGTTCGCGACCGCGTTCGAGCACGACAGCAAGGTCATCGTCGAGCCACGCATCGTCGGGCGCGAGATCGAGGTCGCGGTGCTCGAGGGTCGCGATGGCACCCCGCGCACGAGCCTCCCGGGCGAGATCGTCGTCGACGAAGCGGGGTTCTACGACTTCGAGGCGAAGTACCTCGGCGGCGACGAGCAGCTCCGGTGTCCCGCCCCGCTGTCCCAGGACGAGACCGACGAGGTCCGTTCCATCGCCGCCCGCGCCTTCGAGGCGATCGCCGGTTCGGGCCTCGCACGGGTCGACTGCTTCCTCACGGACGACGGGTTCGTCGTCAACGAGGTCAACACCATGCCCGGGTTCACCCCGTTCTCGATGTACCCCCGATGCTGGGCCGCGTCCGGGCTGCCCTACCCGGACCTCGTCCGCGAACTCGTCGAGCTCGGGGCGGTCGCCGTCCGCTGA
- the rsmD gene encoding 16S rRNA (guanine(966)-N(2))-methyltransferase RsmD, producing the protein MTRIIAGAAGSTTLRVPRAGTRPTSDRVREALFSSLDARGLVAGAAVLDLYAGTGALGLEAASRGAVEVVLVDRAAPAAAACRENARSVQRRTGGATHIDVHAQSALGYLRSTGRRFDLVFIDPPYEVDEDEIQAVLAALVPRLGPEALVVVERSTRSPQPTWPDGLQAWSKRTYGDTVAWEAAPDITD; encoded by the coding sequence GTGACCCGGATCATCGCGGGGGCCGCTGGCTCCACGACGCTGCGCGTGCCGCGGGCCGGCACGCGACCCACGAGCGACCGTGTGCGCGAGGCCCTGTTCTCCTCGCTCGACGCGCGGGGACTCGTCGCCGGCGCGGCGGTGCTCGACCTCTACGCCGGCACGGGCGCTCTGGGCCTCGAGGCGGCGTCGCGCGGCGCGGTCGAGGTCGTGCTCGTCGACCGCGCAGCACCCGCGGCAGCCGCCTGCCGCGAGAACGCCCGGTCGGTCCAGCGGCGGACCGGCGGCGCCACCCACATCGACGTCCACGCACAGTCCGCGCTCGGGTACCTCCGATCCACCGGTCGCCGCTTCGACCTGGTGTTCATCGACCCGCCGTACGAGGTGGACGAGGACGAGATCCAGGCCGTGCTCGCGGCCCTCGTCCCCCGGCTCGGGCCGGAGGCGCTCGTGGTCGTGGAACGCAGCACCAGGTCGCCGCAGCCGACCTGGCCCGACGGGCTCCAGGCCTGGAGCAAGCGCACGTACGGCGACACCGTCGCGTGGGAGGCCGCGCCCGACATCACGGACTGA
- the leuD gene encoding 3-isopropylmalate dehydratase small subunit yields the protein MDKLSVVTGVAAPLRRANVDTDQIIPAVYLKRVTKTGFEDALFAAWRQDPEFVINRPEYQGASVLVAGPDFGTGSSREHAVWALRDFGFRVVVSPRFADIFRGNAGKQGLLTAVVTESDVERIWAAIDAAPGVEATVDLVAQRVSVGDVDVPFEIDAYTRWRLMEGLDDIGLTLRDEPSITEFESRRASWRPETLPVK from the coding sequence ATGGACAAGCTCTCGGTCGTGACCGGCGTGGCGGCACCGCTGCGTCGGGCGAACGTCGACACCGACCAGATCATCCCGGCCGTCTACCTCAAGCGGGTGACGAAGACGGGCTTCGAGGACGCCCTGTTCGCCGCCTGGCGGCAGGATCCCGAGTTCGTCATCAACCGTCCCGAGTACCAGGGTGCGTCCGTGCTCGTCGCCGGTCCGGACTTCGGCACGGGGTCGAGCCGGGAGCACGCGGTGTGGGCGCTCCGGGACTTCGGGTTCCGGGTGGTCGTCTCGCCGCGGTTCGCGGACATCTTCCGCGGCAACGCCGGCAAACAGGGGCTGCTGACCGCCGTGGTCACCGAGTCCGACGTCGAGCGGATCTGGGCGGCGATCGATGCCGCGCCCGGAGTCGAGGCGACGGTCGACCTCGTCGCGCAGCGCGTGTCGGTGGGTGATGTGGACGTCCCGTTCGAGATCGACGCATACACTCGATGGCGGTTGATGGAAGGGCTCGACGACATCGGGCTCACCCTCCGCGACGAACCGTCGATCACGGAGTTCGAATCCCGCCGCGCCTCGTGGCGGCCCGAGACATTGCCGGTGAAGTAA